In Clostridium sp. JN-1, one genomic interval encodes:
- the purR gene encoding pur operon repressor, with amino-acid sequence MEKFTRNQRVAAITKTLMENPNKIINLNKFTNMFNAAKSTISEDLVVIKDTLNKLDMGKINTISGAAGGIKYVCGMSKEESRKFAEELCIILKSRDRIIPGNFLYVTDIVFDPQIIHTAGKILASAFITKDVDYVITVETKGIPLAYEVAKMLGVQLVLARRETKITEGSTLSINYVSGSSGRIQNMSLSKKSLNKNSNCIFIDDFMKAGGTAMGIIDLLKEFESKLLGIGVLIDNMETPRKLIHDYVSIVDFKGVNEKGESLLYPSRFFK; translated from the coding sequence ATGGAGAAATTTACTAGAAACCAGAGGGTAGCTGCAATAACTAAAACTTTAATGGAAAATCCTAACAAAATTATAAACTTAAACAAGTTTACTAATATGTTTAATGCAGCTAAGTCAACAATAAGTGAAGACTTAGTAGTTATTAAAGATACTTTAAATAAACTTGATATGGGCAAAATTAACACTATATCCGGTGCAGCAGGAGGCATTAAATATGTCTGTGGTATGTCCAAGGAAGAAAGTAGGAAATTTGCTGAAGAATTATGTATTATTTTGAAAAGTAGGGATAGAATAATACCAGGGAACTTTTTATATGTAACTGACATAGTATTTGATCCGCAGATAATTCACACAGCAGGTAAGATACTTGCTTCAGCCTTTATAACTAAAGATGTAGATTATGTGATAACTGTTGAAACTAAAGGTATACCACTTGCATATGAAGTAGCTAAAATGCTGGGCGTTCAATTAGTACTTGCTAGACGTGAAACGAAAATTACAGAAGGATCTACATTGAGCATAAATTATGTATCTGGTTCTAGTGGTAGAATACAGAATATGTCCTTATCCAAGAAATCATTAAATAAGAATAGCAACTGTATATTTATAGATGATTTTATGAAAGCTGGAGGAACTGCGATGGGCATAATTGATCTACTAAAGGAATTTGAAAGCAAACTTTTGGGAATAGGTGTTTTAATAGATAACATGGAGACACCTAGGAAACTAATACATGATTATGTATCTATAGTTGATTTTAAAGGTGTCAATGAAAAGGGTGAATCTCTGTTATATCCTTCTAGATTCTTTAAATAA
- a CDS encoding transposase, protein MVKRKSKTGYISEKIIYTSEDCSNCDHKIKCIKGDNCKTPLEERVKNLETSKLFNMLSKENLERIVSKSGCELRMNRSIQAEGSFAEIKQDMRFHRYLSKGKKNVLAESVLLAMAHNINKLHNKIQSDRTETHLSPFKKSA, encoded by the coding sequence ATAGTAAAAAGAAAAAGCAAGACAGGCTATATAAGTGAAAAAATAATTTATACTTCTGAGGATTGCAGTAACTGTGATCATAAGATCAAATGCATAAAAGGAGATAACTGCAAAACACCATTAGAAGAAAGAGTTAAAAATCTTGAGACTTCAAAGCTATTCAACATGCTTAGCAAAGAGAATCTTGAAAGAATTGTAAGCAAATCAGGCTGCGAGTTGAGAATGAATCGAAGTATTCAAGCCGAAGGCTCTTTTGCAGAGATAAAACAGGATATGAGATTTCACAGATATCTAAGTAAAGGTAAAAAGAATGTTTTGGCAGAAAGTGTTCTGTTAGCAATGGCACATAATATAAATAAGCTGCATAATAAAATTCAGTCAGATAGAACTGAAACACATCTTTCTCCATTTAAAAAAAGTGCATAA
- the murC gene encoding UDP-N-acetylmuramate--L-alanine ligase, producing the protein MSFDFIKDKDKTIHFIGIGGISMSGLAQILLTRGFNVSGSDMKASPVTDKLASIGAKIYIGQSENNITNDIDLVIYTAAISKDNPEYVKALSLNIPIMSRAELLGRIMKGHKYNVAVSGTHGKTTTTSIISHICLAANLDPTILVGGQLDAINGNVRSSNSQYFITEACEYKGSFLKFFPYIGVILNIDADHLDYYKDIDDIQNAFIKFAKLIPKDGYLVCYAEDKRMDKVISESNCNVITYGIDKGNVTCKNVHFNEKACASFDVCKDGNELMHVQLNIPGKHNILNALASICASLCLNVSSENIVKGIANFKGIHRRFELKGVKSGVTVIDDYAHHPTEIKATLSAANNYPHKRIFCVFQPHTYSRTLNLFDEFTKAFDNIDELILADIYAAREKDTGVVSSNSLGDKIRERNVKCSNFHSFEDIVSYLNENLENGDLLLTIGAGDVFKVGEMYLK; encoded by the coding sequence GTGTCGTTTGATTTTATTAAAGACAAAGACAAGACAATACATTTTATAGGAATTGGTGGTATAAGTATGAGCGGTTTAGCTCAAATTCTGTTAACAAGGGGTTTCAATGTCTCCGGATCAGATATGAAAGCCTCACCTGTAACAGATAAATTAGCCTCAATTGGTGCAAAAATATATATCGGTCAATCGGAGAATAATATAACAAATGATATTGATTTAGTAATATACACAGCAGCTATATCTAAAGATAATCCCGAGTACGTTAAGGCTTTATCTTTAAATATCCCAATTATGAGCAGAGCTGAACTCCTAGGTCGTATAATGAAAGGTCATAAATACAATGTTGCAGTATCTGGAACTCATGGTAAAACTACTACAACCTCTATTATATCTCATATATGCTTAGCTGCTAACCTAGACCCTACTATATTAGTAGGGGGACAATTAGATGCTATAAATGGTAATGTACGTTCAAGTAACAGTCAATATTTTATAACTGAGGCATGTGAATACAAAGGTTCTTTTTTAAAGTTTTTCCCATACATTGGTGTAATATTGAATATCGATGCAGACCATCTTGATTATTATAAAGATATAGATGATATACAAAATGCTTTTATAAAGTTTGCTAAGCTTATTCCTAAGGATGGCTATTTGGTATGCTATGCTGAAGATAAACGAATGGATAAAGTTATCTCAGAATCCAATTGTAATGTAATAACTTACGGCATAGATAAAGGAAATGTTACATGTAAGAATGTACATTTTAATGAAAAAGCTTGTGCTTCATTTGACGTATGCAAAGATGGAAATGAGCTAATGCACGTTCAGTTAAATATTCCGGGCAAACACAATATATTAAATGCACTAGCAAGTATTTGTGCTTCGCTTTGCCTTAATGTATCCAGCGAGAATATAGTCAAAGGTATTGCAAACTTTAAAGGTATACACAGAAGATTTGAACTCAAAGGTGTTAAATCCGGTGTTACTGTAATAGATGATTATGCACATCATCCAACAGAAATAAAAGCTACATTAAGTGCAGCAAATAATTATCCACACAAAAGAATTTTTTGTGTTTTTCAACCTCATACCTACTCTAGAACACTAAATTTATTTGATGAATTTACTAAAGCCTTTGATAATATTGACGAACTTATACTTGCAGATATATATGCTGCAAGAGAAAAAGATACTGGAGTCGTTAGTTCAAATTCCCTAGGAGATAAAATAAGAGAACGAAACGTTAAGTGCTCTAACTTTCACAGCTTTGAAGACATTGTTTCATATTTAAATGAAAACTTAGAAAACGGCGATTTACTTCTTACAATAGGTGCTGGAGATGTATTTAAAGTAGGAGAAATGTATTTAAAGTAA
- a CDS encoding [Fe-Fe] hydrogenase large subunit C-terminal domain-containing protein encodes MKENYEDLFKSLAESYVNGNFEDCVKQILSKPNINKEYLSNVISSLCGIKVDFTKDFIHDLKNAISNYNPNHKVVEKIRYCSADCKGTNNGSTLCQSSCPFDAIFIDKDNNNAYIDGYRCTDCGFCVEACPSGSILDKVEFIPLIDILKSNSPVIAAVAPAISGQFANANINQLRSAFKKLGFTDMIEVAFFADMLTLKEAAEFDIHVNNEKDLMITSCCCPMWVGMVKRVYKDLIKYVSPSISPMIAAGRVLKKLNPDCKVVFVGPCVAKKAEAKDKDLADAIDFVLTFSELEDIFNVFNIKPQDLKEDISSEYASKGGRLYARTGGVSIAIGEAIERLFPEKYKLLKTTHANGIKKCKEMLSKVQKGDIHANFMEGMGCIGGCVGGPKAIIPREIGKEKVDEFAEKSSIKVPIDSNCMIEILNKIGIKSVDDFKEDNAQTEIFEREF; translated from the coding sequence ATGAAAGAAAATTATGAAGACTTGTTTAAAAGTTTAGCTGAATCTTATGTTAATGGTAACTTTGAAGATTGTGTAAAACAAATTTTAAGTAAGCCAAACATTAACAAAGAATATCTTAGTAATGTTATATCTTCCTTATGCGGCATTAAAGTTGATTTTACCAAAGACTTTATACATGATTTAAAAAACGCCATATCTAATTATAATCCAAACCATAAAGTAGTTGAAAAAATACGATACTGCAGTGCAGACTGCAAAGGTACCAATAATGGTAGTACACTTTGTCAAAGTTCGTGTCCATTTGATGCAATATTCATAGACAAAGATAATAATAATGCCTATATTGATGGATATAGATGTACAGATTGTGGTTTCTGTGTCGAAGCATGTCCTAGCGGAAGTATTCTTGACAAAGTTGAGTTCATTCCTCTTATTGATATTTTAAAAAGTAATAGTCCGGTCATTGCTGCAGTAGCTCCTGCAATTTCAGGTCAATTTGCCAATGCAAATATTAATCAATTGAGATCCGCTTTCAAAAAGTTAGGATTTACTGATATGATAGAAGTTGCTTTCTTTGCTGATATGCTAACTTTAAAAGAGGCTGCTGAATTTGACATTCATGTAAATAATGAAAAGGACTTAATGATAACTTCATGCTGCTGTCCTATGTGGGTTGGAATGGTAAAAAGAGTTTATAAAGACTTAATTAAATATGTATCTCCATCAATTTCACCTATGATTGCAGCTGGAAGAGTTTTAAAAAAACTAAATCCTGATTGTAAAGTTGTTTTCGTAGGACCATGTGTTGCAAAAAAAGCAGAAGCAAAAGATAAAGATCTAGCAGATGCCATAGACTTTGTACTTACATTTTCTGAATTAGAAGACATATTTAATGTATTTAACATAAAACCTCAAGATTTAAAAGAGGATATATCTTCAGAATATGCATCAAAAGGCGGAAGATTATATGCCCGTACTGGAGGAGTATCAATAGCAATAGGTGAAGCTATAGAACGATTATTTCCTGAAAAATACAAACTGCTTAAAACAACACATGCTAATGGAATAAAGAAATGTAAAGAAATGTTATCAAAAGTTCAAAAAGGAGATATACATGCTAACTTCATGGAAGGAATGGGATGCATCGGCGGCTGCGTTGGCGGACCAAAGGCAATAATTCCGCGGGAAATTGGGAAAGAAAAAGTAGATGAGTTTGCAGAAAAATCATCTATAAAGGTACCCATTGACAGTAACTGCATGATAGAAATATTAAATAAAATAGGTATAAAATCTGTAGATGATTTTAAAGAAGACAATGCTCAAACAGAAATTTTTGAAAGGGAATTTTAA
- a CDS encoding HAD family phosphatase, which yields MFENIKAAIFDMDGTLIDSMWVWDKIDEDFLKKRSIHIPQGFKKGLDKLDAGQAAKYFKDTFNLKEGIREIEKEWFDTALYEYSNNVKLKPGVREFLLLLKSKGIKIALATSNYPILVETSLKKNNIYDFFNVIVTANDVKKNKSFPDIYLLAAKRLNIAPNHCIVFEDILPAIQGAKAGGMTVIGIHDNYSEYERESIIEKSDKYVYNYDELTSSFA from the coding sequence ATGTTTGAAAATATAAAAGCTGCCATTTTTGATATGGATGGAACTTTAATAGACTCTATGTGGGTCTGGGATAAAATCGATGAAGATTTTTTAAAGAAAAGAAGTATACACATACCCCAAGGTTTTAAAAAAGGACTTGATAAACTAGATGCTGGGCAAGCTGCAAAATACTTTAAAGATACTTTTAATTTAAAAGAAGGTATAAGGGAAATTGAAAAAGAATGGTTTGATACTGCCCTTTATGAATATTCTAATAATGTCAAATTAAAACCTGGAGTAAGGGAATTTTTATTGTTATTAAAATCTAAAGGTATTAAAATAGCTTTAGCTACAAGTAATTATCCTATACTAGTTGAAACCTCATTAAAAAAAAATAACATATACGACTTTTTTAATGTCATAGTGACTGCAAATGATGTTAAGAAAAATAAAAGTTTTCCTGATATATATCTACTTGCAGCAAAAAGATTAAATATAGCTCCAAATCACTGTATAGTATTCGAAGACATATTACCTGCAATCCAAGGTGCAAAAGCTGGCGGCATGACTGTTATTGGTATTCACGATAACTATTCTGAATACGAAAGAGAATCTATCATAGAAAAATCAGACAAGTACGTATACAATTACGATGAGTTAACCAGTTCTTTTGCTTAA
- a CDS encoding class I SAM-dependent rRNA methyltransferase has translation MTCKFYLRRGMGRKSENGYPWIYLNEIESYDGEYKNGDIVEVYNFKDKFIGKGCVNNLSKIFIRILTHDINQHIDEGFFRKRLHDAWEYRKKVLIDTSCCRLLFGESDFIPGLIIDKYGNYYVIQFLSLGIDKYKDTIVKILVNDFNASGIYERDDIKVRELEGLDLTKGFLTQPFDTNIQISENGVKYIIDIENDQKTGFFLDQKENRQAIHKVCKNAEVLDCFTHTGSFALNAGIAGAKSVLGVDISRQSIECAKRNAELNGLSDIVKFECHNAFDILHTWAKQGKKYDVVILDPPAFTKSKSTISNAIRGYKEINLRGMEMIRPGGFLVTCSCSHSMSADLLKNVILAAAKDNKRFLRQVEFRTQSADHPILCYFNESYYLKFYIFQIM, from the coding sequence ATGACATGCAAGTTTTATCTGCGCAGAGGCATGGGTAGAAAATCTGAAAATGGTTATCCATGGATTTACTTAAACGAAATTGAAAGTTATGATGGAGAATATAAAAACGGCGACATAGTTGAGGTCTACAACTTTAAGGATAAGTTTATAGGTAAAGGCTGTGTAAATAATCTTTCAAAAATTTTTATAAGAATACTGACTCATGATATAAATCAGCACATAGATGAAGGCTTTTTTAGGAAAAGGCTGCATGATGCCTGGGAATATAGAAAAAAGGTACTCATAGATACTTCATGCTGCAGACTTCTATTTGGAGAATCTGACTTTATTCCAGGACTTATAATAGATAAGTATGGAAACTATTATGTTATTCAGTTTTTATCCCTAGGGATTGATAAATATAAAGACACTATAGTAAAAATACTAGTTAATGACTTTAATGCAAGTGGAATCTATGAAAGAGATGACATAAAGGTTAGAGAACTTGAGGGTCTTGATCTAACTAAAGGATTTTTAACTCAACCTTTTGATACCAATATACAGATTAGTGAAAATGGTGTCAAATACATAATAGATATTGAGAATGATCAAAAAACCGGATTTTTTTTGGATCAAAAAGAAAATAGACAGGCAATACACAAAGTATGTAAAAACGCAGAAGTACTAGATTGTTTTACTCACACTGGATCTTTTGCTCTAAATGCAGGTATTGCAGGAGCTAAAAGTGTACTTGGAGTTGACATATCCCGCCAATCAATAGAATGTGCTAAAAGAAATGCAGAACTCAATGGTCTATCAGACATCGTTAAATTTGAATGTCATAATGCTTTTGACATACTGCATACTTGGGCAAAACAAGGTAAAAAATATGATGTTGTAATTCTTGATCCCCCAGCTTTTACAAAATCTAAATCCACAATTTCAAATGCAATAAGAGGATATAAAGAAATTAATTTAAGGGGAATGGAAATGATTAGACCTGGAGGATTTTTAGTCACATGCTCATGTTCACATTCTATGAGTGCAGATTTACTTAAAAACGTAATATTAGCTGCCGCAAAAGACAATAAAAGATTCTTAAGACAAGTAGAATTTAGAACTCAATCTGCTGATCATCCTATTTTATGTTACTTTAATGAATCATATTATTTAAAGTTCTACATTTTTCAGATTATGTAA
- a CDS encoding 2-phosphosulfolactate phosphatase family protein — MKLDIIISADDIKNEKVKDKTVVVIDILRATSVIITAINNGCTQVIPTLTVEEALKIANKDRSSCVLGGERNAVKIGGFDFSNSPLEYKDKLIKGKKLVMTTTNGTRAIKRSVLAKNILIGAMINASAVSKKVIELNNDVVIVNSGTYGQFSIDDFACSGYILNCILKLKEDVELADIAKTALYIYKQNDKIKDFIKHANHYKKLKQLHLEDDLNYCCKKDIIDLVPEYKNGIIGVFKDEEYKKIC; from the coding sequence ATGAAACTAGATATAATAATATCTGCTGATGATATAAAAAATGAAAAAGTTAAGGATAAAACAGTAGTAGTCATTGATATACTTAGGGCTACGTCTGTAATAATTACAGCAATCAACAATGGATGTACTCAAGTTATACCAACTTTGACAGTAGAAGAAGCACTTAAAATAGCTAATAAAGATAGAAGCAGCTGTGTACTTGGCGGAGAAAGAAATGCTGTTAAAATAGGTGGCTTTGATTTTTCAAATTCTCCATTAGAATATAAGGACAAGCTTATAAAAGGTAAAAAACTTGTGATGACAACAACAAATGGAACTAGAGCAATTAAGAGAAGTGTTTTAGCTAAAAATATTTTAATAGGTGCAATGATAAATGCCAGCGCAGTATCAAAAAAGGTTATAGAATTGAATAATGACGTGGTTATAGTAAACTCAGGTACTTATGGACAGTTTTCTATAGATGATTTTGCATGCAGTGGGTATATATTGAATTGTATATTGAAATTAAAAGAAGATGTTGAACTTGCGGATATAGCTAAAACAGCCTTATATATATACAAACAAAATGACAAAATTAAAGATTTTATAAAACATGCAAATCACTATAAAAAGTTAAAACAGCTTCACTTAGAAGATGATTTAAATTATTGTTGTAAAAAGGATATAATAGATTTAGTTCCTGAATATAAAAATGGTATTATAGGTGTGTTTAAGGATGAAGAATATAAGAAGATATGTTAA
- a CDS encoding TIGR01212 family radical SAM protein (This family includes YhcC from E. coli K-12, an uncharacterized radical SAM protein.), whose amino-acid sequence MYWNNKRYYSLNYFLRKKFGCKVFKISLDAGFSCPNRDGTISTGGCIFCSERGSGDFAGNRNFDIAHQFEQVKSVMHKKWKGGKYIAYFQAYTNTYAPLDVLEKRYNEAISQEDVVGLAVATRPDCLEPQVVELLSKFNSKAYTWVELGLQTSNENTAYKINRGYTLDVFDNAVSVLRKKKIDVVVHIIFGLPNETKEDMMNTVRYVTSKDIQGVKFHLLHLIKNTPMEKLYESNELKFLSQEEYVDIICSAISITPSNVVIHRLTGDAPRNLLIGPKWSLKKWEVLNSIDRELEKRNIYQGIFSKNEGM is encoded by the coding sequence ATGTATTGGAATAATAAGAGATATTACAGTCTAAATTATTTTTTGAGGAAAAAGTTTGGATGTAAAGTTTTTAAGATATCACTGGATGCGGGATTTTCATGCCCTAACAGAGATGGTACCATAAGCACAGGAGGATGTATTTTTTGCAGTGAAAGAGGATCTGGAGATTTTGCAGGAAATAGAAACTTCGATATTGCACACCAATTTGAACAAGTAAAAAGTGTTATGCATAAGAAGTGGAAAGGCGGCAAGTATATAGCTTATTTTCAAGCATATACAAATACATATGCTCCTTTAGATGTGCTTGAAAAGAGATATAATGAGGCAATTTCTCAAGAAGATGTAGTAGGATTAGCTGTTGCTACGAGACCAGATTGTCTTGAGCCTCAAGTTGTCGAATTATTGTCTAAATTTAATAGTAAGGCATATACATGGGTTGAATTAGGACTTCAAACATCAAATGAAAATACTGCATATAAAATAAACAGAGGATATACCTTAGACGTTTTTGACAATGCAGTTAGTGTGCTTAGAAAAAAGAAAATAGATGTAGTTGTTCATATTATATTTGGACTCCCTAATGAGACTAAAGAAGATATGATGAATACAGTGAGATACGTCACAAGTAAGGATATACAAGGAGTTAAATTTCATCTTCTTCATTTAATAAAAAATACTCCTATGGAGAAATTATATGAAAGTAATGAACTAAAGTTTTTGTCTCAAGAGGAGTACGTGGATATAATTTGCTCGGCAATATCAATAACTCCTTCTAATGTAGTTATTCATAGACTTACCGGAGATGCACCGAGAAACTTACTTATAGGTCCAAAGTGGAGCCTTAAAAAGTGGGAAGTTTTAAATTCAATTGATAGGGAATTAGAAAAGAGAAATATTTATCAAGGCATATTTTCTAAGAATGAAGGGATGTGA